Genomic segment of Myxococcus stipitatus:
CGTCTTGAGCGATTCGGCGGCATGGCGCAGCTGCGTGAGCAGGTTGGCGTACTCCACCCACGCGCCACTCAGGTCCAGCTCGCCTGCTTCCTCGCGTTGGAAGGTGTCGACGGAGATGCCGTCGAAGCCCATCACGCTGCAGGCAAGGGCCCCATCCACTTGGTTGACGACTGACTCGAGGTGCGTGCGAAAGGACATGGTCTCTGGCTCAAGGCACCTGGGGACAGGCGCCGCTCGCGACTAGTTGCACGCCGGCAGGACACCGTTCTGGCCACGCTGGTCGCAGGCTTCGGTCGGGGGTTCGACCGTCTTGTCAGGAGGACACGAGAACGGGACGTTTCCAACCTGCACCGAATACGTGATTTCGTTCGTCTCCATCTTCGTGCCGTCCAACATCTTGCCACGCACCTTCAGCGTGACCAGCGCATCAACGATGTTCGCCCCTTGGGTCGCGGTGTGCAGCGCCTGCAGTGCATCGGTCGTGAAGAGGCTCAGGAGCATGACGCCGTTCCCCTCCCCTCTGAAGGAACCATAGATGGGAACTGTTGCACTGGGGATGTTGAGTTCCGGCTGCGTGCGATAGCTGAGATCGAGCTCGGTGACGTAGATGGCGTTGCCATCGGGGTCCGTCAGAGGCTCCCCCCCCACGGCGATGGTCGCCGTGCGCACGTTCGAGGTCATGATGAGCCCCAGCCTGTAGTTGGAGGCCAAGGCCAGATTGAGCGAGCCGTTCAACAGTTGCCGGTCGTCCGGGACGGTGCAGCTTGGCTCGGGCGGACTGGACTGGAGAATCTGGAGCTTCGGATAGTCGTCGACGCAGGACACCGAACTGAGCGCCAACAACGCGATGAGATAGATGGGCTTCATGAGCGAACGCACTCCTACGAGAAGAGGCGCGATGCCTTAGAGGCTCTGCGCGATGGTCTGCCGGTTGAGAATGCGGGGCGTGATGAAGATGAGCAGTTCCTGTCGGTCATCCGACTCCACGGTCTGCTTGAACAGCAGCCCCAGCACCGGAATCTTCGACAAGAAAGGCACCGAGTTGACTCGGGAGGACCCGCGGCGAACGTAGATACCGCCGATGACCGTGGTGTCTCCATCCTTGACCAGCACCTGGGTGTTCGCCTCCTTGCGCTGGATGGCCGGCTGACCATTCGAGCCCGTGCTGGACGCGTCAGGCTGGTTGTTGGAGGCCGTGATGGCCATCAGCACACTGCCGTCCTGGGTGATGTGCGGCGTCACTTCCAGCGACAGGCGGGCTTCGACGAAGGTCGTGTTCACACCACCCGCGGAGACCTGACTGAACGGGATGGAGAGCCCCTGGCTGATGCGCGCGGTATTGTTGTCCAGCGTCGTCACACGCGGGGCGGAGATGGTCTTGACGCTGCCTTCCTGTTCCATCGCGGAGAGACGCAGGTTGAGCTGCAGTGCACCTCCCGCGGAACCAAAGGTGAAGCCCAACGCACCACCGAGGCCCGCCGTACCACCCGCCGAAGGCAGGTTCACCGCGAAGTTCGGCACACCCGGGAGACCCGCGGCGGTACCCGCCGCACCACCCGTGATAGCGACGTTGTTGGGGAAGATGAGGCCCGTCGGGTTGCCCGAGGCCTGGGAGAGACGCGCCTGCCCGCCCCACTGCACACCAAGGTCACGCGTGAAGTTGGTGCTCGCCTCGACGATGCGGCTCTCGATGAGCACCTGCGGCGTCTGCGTGTCCAGGCTCCGAACCAGCGCGCGCGCCTTCTCCGTGTTGGCCCGCACATCCTTGACGATGAGCACGTTGGTGCGCGTATCCACGGTCACGGAGCCACGCTCGCTCAGCACGTCCTTCACCCGCGCCGACATGTCGCCAGCAACCGCGTAGTTCACCGGGATGAGGTTGACCATCAAGTCCTCCTGCTGCTGGAGGGACTTCTTGCGCTCCTGGCGCAGACGGGCCTCTTCTTCCAGGGTCTTCAGCGGAGCGATGCGGATGATGTTGCCAAACTCCTCCTTGCCCAGCTGCTTCGTACGCAGGATGAGGTCCAGCGCCTGGTCCCAGGGGACGTTGCGCAGACGGATGGTGACTCGGCCGCTCACGTCGTCGGCGACGACCACGTTCTTCTTGGAGATCTCCGCGATGACCCGCAGGAGGTTCTGGATGTCGATGTCCTTGAACTCGAAGGAGACGCGCTTGCCACGGTAGCGAGCCTGCTGCGGCGCACCCTCGGCGGCGTAGGCGGGCGCCTCGGCGGTGAAGCCGGCGGTGCGCTGGGCCACGGCCACCTCATCCGTCTTCACACCCTTCACATCCAGCCGCCACGACAGCGTGCCGCCGTTCTGGGTGACCTTCTCGTCGATGGCGCCATCCGCGGCGACGACCACGCGAACCTTGCGGCTCTCGCCCGGGACACTGAAGGCGCTGATCATCTTCACCGGCGTCTCGAGGGCGCTGGTGTCCAGGCTGCGCTCCAGCTTCTTGGGCAGCCGGGCGTTGTCCAGCGTCAGCACCGCGCTGCGGGGGTCGGGCCGGTCCACCTTCCACGCGGCCGTACCCGTCAGCTTCAGCACCACGCGACCACCCGCCCCACCCTCCTGGAAGGACAGGTCCTTGACCTCCACCACGGACGCGGTGACGGGAGCCTGGGCCTCGACGGGCTCAGGCGCGGCGCGCATGGGTTCGACCTCGGCCACGGACGCGACGGCCTCTTGCGGCGCGGGCGACGGCGCGGCCTTGCGAGCCACCGCGCTCCCCAACACCACTTCCAGGCCCTTGTCCGCGCGATCCACGCGGTAAGCCGGCATCTTGCCGCGCACATCCAGCACCAGCCGGACCTTGTCTGAGTGGGCGCCCACTCGCACTTCGCGCAGCGTCGCGCCGTTCACGCGAGGCGCACGGGCCGCCAGGCCCACGCCGTAGAGGTCCACCGCAAGGCGCGGCGGGTCCGCCAGCTCCAGCACCTCGTAGCGGGCGATGTCGCCGTCCGCGCGGATGCGCAGCGTGTCGTCGGCGTAGGCCAGCTGGGTGATGCGCTGGGCAGGGTTGGCCACCTCACGCTCGTCGGCCTCGGCCGCGACCACGTTCTCCGGCATGACCGGCTTCGTGGAGGGCTCAGCGGCCTTCACCTGCGGCACGGCCTCCGCCACCACGGCGGCGGGCTTGCCGACGGAGGGAGCCGCAAGGGCCGTGGCGACCGGCGCCGGGGAAGGCTCGGCCAGCTTGGCCTCGGCGCCATCCACGGAGATCACCACGCGATTGCCGTCGGCCCGAACGTCGTACTGGGACGCCTTGTCGAGCGCCAGCAGGACCCGGCCCACGCTCGCGCGTTCGTCCGAGAACTGCGACGCCACGACTCCGGCGACGGGACCCGAGCCGTCGTGATGCCCCTTGATACCCGTCGCATCCGCCGACGAGAGGTCCACCACCAATCGCTCCGGGCTGCTCAGCCGGAACACGGTGAAGGTAGGAGGCCGGGTTCCGGTCACCACCACCTGGGCACCGGAGCCCGTACGGGACACCGCGACATCCCGCAACGTATTCAGTTCAGCGCCAGACACCTCGGCGCCCGCAAGGACGGCCACGAATACGGCCGCCAACATCCACTTGCCCCTCGTCACAGCGCTCCTCTCGAGCATGCGTCCCCTCACCACAGTTGGAAGCGGGCTGCCGCCCGCGGGCGCGCCTAAGGGGCGCTACTCCCCGAAGTTTTTGCCGGTCATCAGATTGTAGCTAGGGTCCAGCTTGTCATCCGGCTTGAGCTGCAAGGTCACCGGGTTCTTGATGATCTCTCCGTTGCCCGAAAACACCTCGGTCACCGTCATCGAGTCGCGGAGAATCTGCGTGACCTTGCCACCCTGGCGCCCCACGCGGGTGTTGCGGCGCACGATGTGGCCTCGACCCTGCGGGTCTTCGACCATGGCAAGTGGATTGGCGTCCCCCGTGACGACCGCAACCAGCTTGAGCTGGTCGAGGTCGAACGCGCACAGGGGCTCGGTGCAAGTCGTCACCGGATTGGGCTGACCCGACTGATTCAGCTCCTCGAGCGGGCTCCGGAACGGGTCACGCTTGCCCACCGGATTGTACGAATAGACGTAGGCCGGAGCAGCCATGGCCTCGACGGCCGCCGCGGTCTCCGCAGGCGCAGCGGGAGCAGGCGCCGGCGCCGCGCGAGCAGGCGGAGCGGGAGGCGGCTCTTTCTCGCATGCAGCGAGCGTCAGCGCGAGCGCGGCAGTCGTCATTGTGGCCTTGAACATCTTCATCCTCAATCCCCTTGTCGCCCTACTTTCCGGACGGATCAAGTTTCTATTTCTTGGTCTCGACGAACCGGAAAGTCGTCGCCAGGAAGCTGCTCTGCAGGACGACCTTCTCGTTCTTGAGAGTCGGCTGTCCCAGGTTGATGTTGTTGACGTTCACGATGCGGCGCATGTTCGCCATCTCCTGCAGGAACATGGCGATCTCGTGATAGTTGCCCCTGACCGTCATGCGGATGGGGATGCGCGCGAAGAACTCGCCGCCTCCGACGTACTCACGATCCGGTTGGACGAGGGCAATCTCGAGGCCGCTCTTCTTGCCGATGTCGTTGATCTGCGCGAGCAGCTCCTCGACGTCCTTTCGCTCCGGCAGCTCCGTGAGGGCCTCGGCGAGCTTCTGCTCCAGCACGTCCATCTCGCGCCGCCGCTCGTTGAGGTTCTGCGCGATGGCGCTCTTCTCCGCGAGGTCCAGGTCCAGCTTGCGCCGCTGGCCGACCTGGATGCGAATCCGGTCCTCCGTCGGCTGAATGAAGAAGAAGAAGTTGGCGGCGGTCATCAGGGCGATGAGCACGGCCAGACCACCGAACTTGGCGCCCGGGGAGGCCTTGGCGAATTGATCCAGGTACTTGTCCATGGCGAGCCTCGGTCAGATGGCGTAGTTCGCTTTGAGGGTGATCTTGAAGTCGACCAGCGATGGGGCACTCGTCGGTCCGCTCGAGGACTTCGTCTGGACCGCGCTGGTCAGGTCGATGTTGGTGAAGAACGGAGTGATTTCCCCGCTCGGGAACTCCTCGACCGTGGCCTCCGCCGTCAACATCTCCACACGGGACGTCTTCGACTCACGGCGATGATCCACCAGGCGGCCCATGCCCTTGGGGGTCCACACCACACCGTTCAAAGCGCGCATGAACTCCGCGACCTCATCGTGGCTGACCGCCGAACCATCGATGGACACCGCGTTGCTGGACTCGACGAAGGTCTTCACCCAGACCTTCTTCGGGGTGGCGGAGGCCAGCGCGTCCATCATGCGAACCGGACCATTGCGCCCCTTGCGAAGCGCATCGAGCACGGCGAGCTTCTTCTCGACCTCGGTCTTGCGGGCGTTGATGTTCTTCACCTCGCCAATGACCTTTTCCAACTCGGCGATCTTCGCCTGCGTCTGGGCGATGGCCTGCGCGTTGCGCTGACGCTCGGATTCCCGGTCGTCGTACCAGACGTAGTTGCCCACGGCGGCGCCCAGGAACAGCACGCCGAAGAGGACGAGAGTCGTCTGACCCTTCTTCTTGGTCTGCGTCTTCCGGACAGGAAGCAGGTTGATGCGAATCATCATGTGCGTCGTCTCCAAGAAGTGGACGGTCTCAGGCCAGCTTGTCGCCCGGACGCCTCAGCGCCAATCCCACGGCCACCGCGGCCATGGGCGCCACGTCCATGATGAACGCGGGGTCGAACTTGCGGTTGTCCACGTCGATCTTGCGGAACGGATTGAGGATCTCGACCGGCACGCCGGTGCGCGCCTCAATGGTCTTGAACAGGGCGGGAATCTTCGCCGTGCCACCGGACAGGTAGACCTTGGTGAAGTTCGAGTCCGCCGCCGTGCCGGCGTAGAAGTCCAAGGAGCGCTGGATTTCGCCGGCCACCTGCTCGGCGACGCTGGAGAGCACGCGCTCGACCTCCTGAGGAACGACGGCGTCCGCGTCCGCACGGTTGCCGCCGATCTTCAGCGCCTCCGCCTCCTCGTAGGAGACGTTGAGCTGCTTCTGGATCTCTTCGGTGAACTGGTTGCCACCGATGGTGACATCACGGGTGAAGACCGTCACGCCGTTGGCGATGATGTTGATGTTCACCACCGATGCGCCCGCGTTGATGAGGACGACGGTCTCCTTCTCCGGCAGGTCGTAGTTGACGGAGAACATGTTCTGGACGGCGAAGGCGTCCACGTCCACCACCACCGGCGCGAGGCCCGCCTCGGAGACCACTGTGGTGTAGTCGTTGATCATGTCCTTTTTGGCCGCGACCAGCAGCACATCCATCTGACCGGTGGCGTCGTTGCCGCCCCCGTCGAGGATCTGCGTGTCGATGTTCACGTCCTTCACGTCGAAGGGGATGTACTGCTCGGCCTCCCACTGGATGCTCTCCTCGAGTTCCTCCTGGGACATGCGCGGCATCTGAATCTTCTTGATGATGACCGAGTGGCCGGACACGCCGATGGCGACGTCCTTGCCCTTCACCTTCAGCTCGGACATCAGCTCCTGGACGGCCTGGACGATGGCCGTGGAGTTCATCAAGGCGCCGTCGACAATGGCCTCCGGAGGCAGCGGCTTCATGCCGAAGCTCTGCAGCGCGAAGCCCACTTCGCCACGCTTGCGCTGCTCCTTGAGCAGGATCATCTTGATGGAGGTCGATCCGATGTCCAGACCGAGTGCCAGTTTGCCCTTCGCCATGCTTGACTCCGTCGAGAGGCAGCCAGCGTAGCACTGGCCGTCAACCCCTCCTAAAAAGTGCCCGAAGCCCGCCTGCTCGCCGCCCGGTCGGGACCCCTGCGATATCTGCTGCGCCAGGCCCCCCACCACGGTCGCGGAGGCCCGATTTTCCGGCCCCGGACGCATTCCGTCAATCGGGGGCCCACAATCTTCCAGGTCATCCCCGGTCGGCCTCCGCGTCCGGGTCGATGCCGTACTCCTTGATCTTGTAGAGCAGCGCACGGTGGCTGATGTCCAGGACCTCGGCTGCTCGGGTGCGGTTCCCCTTCGTCCGACGGAGAGCCGCTCGGATGTAGGACTCCTCCAGGTCGCGGATGGCCCGCTTGAGCGACAGGTCACTACCGACCTGTGGCACCTCGTTGCGACCTGTCCCAGGGGACGAGGGCGCGGCCCACAGCCGCTCGGGCAGGTTGGCCGGAAGGATGTGCGGGCCATCCGCCAGGAGGACCGCACGCTCCATGGCGTTCTCCAGCTCACGCACGTTGCCTGGCCAGGCATAGGTGGCCATCACCGCCTCGGCCTCCGGGGACAGGCTCTCCACGGGAGACTCGCGGTTGAGCTCGCGGTTGAAGCGCTGGATGAAGGCGTTCGCCAGGAGCGGCACATCCTCGCGGCGCTCCCTCAAGGGCGGCACCCGGACGTTCACCACGTTGAGGCGGTAGTACAGGTCCTCGCGGAACTCACCCTTCTCCACCAGCTTGCCCAGGTCGCGCAGCGTGGCCGCCACCACACGCACGTCCACCTTCTCCACCCGGCTCTCCCCCACCGGTCGGATCTCCCCCTCCTGCAGCACACGCAGGAGCTTCACCTGCGCGGGCAGCGGCAGCTCCCCCACTTCATCGAGGAAGAGTGT
This window contains:
- a CDS encoding roadblock/LC7 domain-containing protein, which encodes MSFRTHLESVVNQVDGALACSVMGFDGISVDTFQREEAGELDLSGAWVEYANLLTQLRHAAESLKTGAVSEVSVNSDKVLTLMRLVSPEYFLVLALRADGNYGKGRYVLRVTAPKVRAEL
- the pilQ gene encoding type IV pilus secretin PilQ — translated: MLERSAVTRGKWMLAAVFVAVLAGAEVSGAELNTLRDVAVSRTGSGAQVVVTGTRPPTFTVFRLSSPERLVVDLSSADATGIKGHHDGSGPVAGVVASQFSDERASVGRVLLALDKASQYDVRADGNRVVISVDGAEAKLAEPSPAPVATALAAPSVGKPAAVVAEAVPQVKAAEPSTKPVMPENVVAAEADEREVANPAQRITQLAYADDTLRIRADGDIARYEVLELADPPRLAVDLYGVGLAARAPRVNGATLREVRVGAHSDKVRLVLDVRGKMPAYRVDRADKGLEVVLGSAVARKAAPSPAPQEAVASVAEVEPMRAAPEPVEAQAPVTASVVEVKDLSFQEGGAGGRVVLKLTGTAAWKVDRPDPRSAVLTLDNARLPKKLERSLDTSALETPVKMISAFSVPGESRKVRVVVAADGAIDEKVTQNGGTLSWRLDVKGVKTDEVAVAQRTAGFTAEAPAYAAEGAPQQARYRGKRVSFEFKDIDIQNLLRVIAEISKKNVVVADDVSGRVTIRLRNVPWDQALDLILRTKQLGKEEFGNIIRIAPLKTLEEEARLRQERKKSLQQQEDLMVNLIPVNYAVAGDMSARVKDVLSERGSVTVDTRTNVLIVKDVRANTEKARALVRSLDTQTPQVLIESRIVEASTNFTRDLGVQWGGQARLSQASGNPTGLIFPNNVAITGGAAGTAAGLPGVPNFAVNLPSAGGTAGLGGALGFTFGSAGGALQLNLRLSAMEQEGSVKTISAPRVTTLDNNTARISQGLSIPFSQVSAGGVNTTFVEARLSLEVTPHITQDGSVLMAITASNNQPDASSTGSNGQPAIQRKEANTQVLVKDGDTTVIGGIYVRRGSSRVNSVPFLSKIPVLGLLFKQTVESDDRQELLIFITPRILNRQTIAQSL
- a CDS encoding pilus assembly protein PilP, producing MKMFKATMTTAALALTLAACEKEPPPAPPARAAPAPAPAAPAETAAAVEAMAAPAYVYSYNPVGKRDPFRSPLEELNQSGQPNPVTTCTEPLCAFDLDQLKLVAVVTGDANPLAMVEDPQGRGHIVRRNTRVGRQGGKVTQILRDSMTVTEVFSGNGEIIKNPVTLQLKPDDKLDPSYNLMTGKNFGE
- a CDS encoding type 4a pilus biogenesis protein PilO, with protein sequence MDKYLDQFAKASPGAKFGGLAVLIALMTAANFFFFIQPTEDRIRIQVGQRRKLDLDLAEKSAIAQNLNERRREMDVLEQKLAEALTELPERKDVEELLAQINDIGKKSGLEIALVQPDREYVGGGEFFARIPIRMTVRGNYHEIAMFLQEMANMRRIVNVNNINLGQPTLKNEKVVLQSSFLATTFRFVETKK
- a CDS encoding PilN domain-containing protein; this encodes MMIRINLLPVRKTQTKKKGQTTLVLFGVLFLGAAVGNYVWYDDRESERQRNAQAIAQTQAKIAELEKVIGEVKNINARKTEVEKKLAVLDALRKGRNGPVRMMDALASATPKKVWVKTFVESSNAVSIDGSAVSHDEVAEFMRALNGVVWTPKGMGRLVDHRRESKTSRVEMLTAEATVEEFPSGEITPFFTNIDLTSAVQTKSSSGPTSAPSLVDFKITLKANYAI
- the pilM gene encoding type IV pilus assembly protein PilM, producing MAKGKLALGLDIGSTSIKMILLKEQRKRGEVGFALQSFGMKPLPPEAIVDGALMNSTAIVQAVQELMSELKVKGKDVAIGVSGHSVIIKKIQMPRMSQEELEESIQWEAEQYIPFDVKDVNIDTQILDGGGNDATGQMDVLLVAAKKDMINDYTTVVSEAGLAPVVVDVDAFAVQNMFSVNYDLPEKETVVLINAGASVVNINIIANGVTVFTRDVTIGGNQFTEEIQKQLNVSYEEAEALKIGGNRADADAVVPQEVERVLSSVAEQVAGEIQRSLDFYAGTAADSNFTKVYLSGGTAKIPALFKTIEARTGVPVEILNPFRKIDVDNRKFDPAFIMDVAPMAAVAVGLALRRPGDKLA